From Solibacillus sp. FSL W7-1464:
AACAGGCTCTTGTACAACAACAGGTAACCACTGAGCAGGTTGAATTTTTGTCTGCGTCCGTGATTTACGCAGCCACTGATACATACTTTGAACAGGTACATTTTCTTTTGCGCACCAAGCAGCAACGCTTGCTTCACCACTCGTGTGGAAAGCTTGAATACGAGATTGCCACATCAGCTGACGTTCTGATCGTTTCATAAAAAAACCTCCAACTTCATTCATTGTCATGATTGTCTCATGGCCATTGAATTCGTTGAAGGTGTGCTATATTTGGCGCTTACAAAGAAAAGGAAAAAAGAATAGATTAATCGATAAATATCACTAGCGTCGCATTAAAATAATTCAACGCTATAAATAAAACTGAATTTTCTGCAATATAATCCAGGCACAAAAAAATCCTTTATAATGGTTGGGCGGTAGTAAACCATCCAAATCCAAAATAAAGGACAATCGCATGGATAAGTTTACACGAAAAACATCATTTGAACAATGGTTTTCCCCTATTACCTCGACAAAATTAGAGGAATTGGTTGAATTCTATCAATTAAATTACTATACAAAGAAGTTACACGTCGTTTCATTTCTTAAATTATTGTTGTTTGCGCAGCTGAATGAAACCGAAAGTCTGCGTGCTGTCAGTGATACATTATTTTCAGACGACCTTCAAAAAGCGACGGATTTAGAATCAATTAGCTTTTCACAGTTAGGGCGTCGGTTAAATCAAGTGCCGACAGATGTGTTCCAGCAGGTATTTCTCGATTTAGTCGCACAAATTCATGAGAAATCACATTTTGAACAACGTCGAAAAGTGACGACACCACTCAAAATTATCGACTCGAGTACGTTGCCATTGAATTTGAACAATCACAAATGGGCTGAATTCCGTAAAACAAAGTCGGGAATCAAACTCCATTTACGTCTGGTTTACTTAGAAAAGGGCTGTTCGTATCCTGACAAAGCCGTGCTGACAAACGCAAAAGAACATGATCGAGGCCAATTAGAAGTGCTAATTGACGACAAAGAATGCATGTACGTGTTCGACCGAGGTTACTTAGATTATGAGCGATTCGACCGCATGACAGACGACGGCTATTTCTTTGTCTCACGCTTGCGCAAAAACGCTGTCACACGTGTGATAGAGCCATTTGAGCTACCCGAAAATTCAGCGGTATTATCCGATGAAATGATTCTGATTGGTACGACGCAAAATCGTGCCGAAAATGCCTTTCGTCTCATCAAAGTACTGGATTCAAAGGGAAATGAGCTACATTTGATTACGAATCGTTTTGATTTAAGTGCAGACGAAATCGCTGAGTTGTACAAATCACGCTGGGCCATCGAGCTGTTCTTCAAATGGATGAAACAGCACTTAAACATTAAAAAGTTTTATGGGCAAAGTGAACAAGCTGTGCATAATCAAGTGTATATCGCGATGATCGTCTACTGCTTAAACGTACTGGCTCAGCTCCATACAAATAGTTCACGGACATACTTACAAATCAGTCGGTATTTAAAAGCAGCCCTATGGAAACCAGCGAAAATTTGGATTCGAAAAATCAAAGGAAATGCCGTCCCATAAAGAGTTTCACATTTCTGTCGCCCTCGCCAAAGGATATAGTAAAAAAATGGATGTTTACTACCTCTACTTGCGTGTCTTCGTTTTTCTTCTCAAAAGGGAAAGTTAGAAAACAGAAAATTCAGTAAATATTTACGCGACGGTAGTGGATAAATATATACAACGAATATTGGACGATTTTTATTCTCATGTAATTCAAAATGAATCATTAGAAAAAATTAATTTAGGAGACACCAGACACTTTGCAATTATGAATATGTTCTTGCAAGGATTCAATATGTTATCAATTGCTAGAATGGCTGGTCACGATAATTTGGAAATGCAATTCAACTATTATTCTCATATAGACCATTATGTACAATCACAGGTTTATTTACTTGCACAAAAGAAACTTGAATTAAACATTGAAAATAACATAGGTAAAACCATAAACAATACTTCAAGATATTTATACGATAAGGGATTAATTTATGAAGATATCGTGCTCGAAAAACTAAGAAAAGTAGATTTCGGATACTGTAGTAATCTTGATTTCCCGAATGATTGTGTTGGTGAATGTAAAGTATGTCAACCTTTTTATATATTTAAACCAGCTGTAAATGATTTAGAAGAAGGGTTAAAGTGGTTAACCGATTACTCGCAATCTATTCAAAGAAATATACAGGAAGTTACTGAAATGATGTTTTCACTTAGCAAAAATATGTTTTATGATTTTCAGAACCATAAGTATCAAGAATCTGGGCAAACTAAATTGAATTCTGCTTCCTCTCAACTAACAAGATTAATGGACCAGAGATCTACTGTTGAAGCATGGATTAGGAGATATAAAGATGAGTGAAACTAAAGAGCCTGGGCGCCCTAAAAAAATTAGTGATGAAAAATTAAAAGAAATCGCACTTAGCATTAAACATAAAAATGGGAGGAAAAAAATTACTTTTCAATTTCTTCAAAATGAAACGGGTATTGGAAGACAAACGTGGAAACGCAGAATTGAGGACTATATTAATGAACTAAATAAGCCAATTATTCTACCTACTAACGCTACATTGGAAGGTGTTTACTTTCCAAATATTGAAGATATTTTTGAACGACATAATAACAACAAAACAAAAATTATCGACGAATTTTACCATTTTGAAGAAATGTTTCGGCAAACTTTTCAAGAATTAACTTCATTAAAAGAAAAAATGGTTCATTTGGAACAATTACCATATATAGTTGAAAAACAGAAAGAAGAAATAAAATTAGCTAAACAGAAGGCCATCCATTATGAGAATTTATACAAAACTTTAATCCTTACTAGTAGCTTTTCTCATCTTCGTGACCATAAAAACATTCAAGGAGATTTATTACAATTCAATAGTGGAACTGAACATCATATGACAGTAGAAGAAAATGAATTTAATAAAATGTTTACTTCTGAAGGCCAAAAATCTGCTGAAGATTCCATTAAAAATCTAAGTACAATGTTTCCTGATTTATTTAAAGAGGAATAAATTCATATTCTCCAAAATAACTTGGGGTCTCGTCAGAAAAGTAAAGTACTATGGATATACAAATATATGAAGGCTTAATTCACAGTGTAATTACAGGGTGGTTTATTAGTTATTTCATTTATAGGATACACGGCAGCTCATGGCGATTAAGTTGTGCTTAATACATGGTTGAGAATCTTTTAAGGATAACAAATAAAATTATTGAATATATTTATATACTTCCAAAAGAATTAAAATAGAACTTGAACAAATAACCATAGAAGAAAGCAAGACGAAGTTAAAAAAGTATTGAATTTACTTAGTTCTTAAATCC
This genomic window contains:
- the tnpA gene encoding IS66 family insertion sequence element accessory protein TnpA, which translates into the protein MKRSERQLMWQSRIQAFHTSGEASVAAWCAKENVPVQSMYQWLRKSRTQTKIQPAQWLPVVVQEPVLPETIPITIKLNGITIDCPPDFDEATLTKVLQVVQHHVH
- a CDS encoding IS4 family transposase, translated to MDKFTRKTSFEQWFSPITSTKLEELVEFYQLNYYTKKLHVVSFLKLLLFAQLNETESLRAVSDTLFSDDLQKATDLESISFSQLGRRLNQVPTDVFQQVFLDLVAQIHEKSHFEQRRKVTTPLKIIDSSTLPLNLNNHKWAEFRKTKSGIKLHLRLVYLEKGCSYPDKAVLTNAKEHDRGQLEVLIDDKECMYVFDRGYLDYERFDRMTDDGYFFVSRLRKNAVTRVIEPFELPENSAVLSDEMILIGTTQNRAENAFRLIKVLDSKGNELHLITNRFDLSADEIAELYKSRWAIELFFKWMKQHLNIKKFYGQSEQAVHNQVYIAMIVYCLNVLAQLHTNSSRTYLQISRYLKAALWKPAKIWIRKIKGNAVP